The Gemmatimonadaceae bacterium DNA segment ACGCCGATCGCCAGTGGCTCGCCTCCGATCCTGGGCGCGGATTGTTCGGCGGACGCACGTACTTCACCGGCACCGGGGTCTATAGCACGCGCGAAGGATCGCGCGGCGTCACGCCATTCCTGGCTCGCTCCGACGACGGTGGACAGAGCTTTCCGCTCCGCAGCGTCGCCGGCGATGATCGCAACGGGGCCAACCCAGGCGCGCCGCTCAACGCGGTCCCCCTAGAGCCGCTCGTCACGCCGGCTGGGCTCCTCCTGCTGACGCTGCAAGGGTCGGTGGATGACCAGCAGGCCGAACGGTTTCGGCGCGATTCGCTGAACGCCTGGACCATCGGCGTCGCCGTATCGGACGATGGTGGCGAGTCGTTCGGGCCGGCGCGGTACGCGCCCAAGCCACGGCTAAGCGTCACCGGGAGCCCGCGCCGCCGATTCCGTGGTCACTCGGCGGTGGGCTACGTTCGCCCGGCGATGGACCTGACGCGCGGCCGCTACCGCAATCGCATCTATTTCGTTGCATCCGACTACGATCCCGCATTGGACCGATACGTCGCTCGCGTGTGGAGGACGGGGGATTTCGGCGAGACCTGGGCGACATCGGTGGCGAGCGATGCGCCGCGCGGCGACGTGGCGAACCCGGCCATCGCCGTGAGCAGGGACGGCGTGGTGGCCGTGATCTGGAACGACCGGCGCGACGACCCAGCGGGGCGCTGCTGGCGACTGTACGCGGCCGTATCGACCGACGGCGGCGAGCACTTCCATACGGCGCAGCGGCTCAGCGATGCCCCGACGTGCGCGAGCCATCCGGCGAATTGGGAGACGTTCGGGACGGCGTTCAACTCCGACCAGAGCGGAACCTATCTGGCTCACTTCCAGACGGGCGCGAGCATCCCCGCGCGGTTCCCAATGGGCGGGGACACCCAGGGACTCACTGCGGACGCGGAGGGCGTGTTCCACGCTGCCTGGATCAATGGGGAAACGGGGGTGATGCAGCTCTGGCACACCCGTTTCAAGGCAGATCCCGCGATGGTTGCGTCCTTGCACTCGCTGCCGCCGCCCCTTGATCCCGCTCCGGATGCCGTCGCCGTTCCGCCCGGTATGCAGGACATCACGCGCGACATTCGTTTGCTCGTCAGGAGTACGCGGCTCGATTTTGCGGCTCGCACGTATACGGTCACGCTTGAGATCCAGAACGAGGGCATTCGCCCCGTGTACGGACCGCTGCACGTGCGAATGCAGCACTTCCTGGATGCGTTTGACAATGGGCTTGGCCTGCGAAATCTCGTTGCAGCGAACGCCGAGAACGGCCGCCCCGGGGTCGGTGCGGTTTGGACGGCCGGCGTGCCAGGCGGTGTGCTTGCCCCGGGCGCCCGCAGCCAGCCCTTGGTCATTCGATTCGCGTTCGAAGGCGGCGTTCCGGATTTCCCCGAGGGCTATCTCTCGCCCGGCTTTCGAGTGTATGGCCGCACCGCAGCACCGGAATAGAAGCGTCGCATAACCGACCTCAAGGCACGGTCACGGATTCCGTCCTTCGCGCCTGGGTTCCCTAGCGAGCGTCGTTATATCGCGCCCCACGCGCAAGCCAGCACAAGGCCATGGTCGGCGTTGGGCAGGTCGAATACGGCGGGGTCGAATCCGCGCGGCACCCAGGCGTGGGCTTGGGCGTGGTCCGGATGCTCGGGATCCATCAGTGCGTCCCGGAGCCTGGCATAGCCCGGGGGACCACCGCAGTCCTCCGGTGGCGCGGCACGCTGCCCGTCGAGAATGCGAGGCAGGGGAATGGCGCGCGGGTCTATGGTCTCGTGCGCCATGGCGACGACCTCGATGTCGTGCTCCCAGCCGTCGCCATAGTCGTAGGCATAGACGAACTTTGACCCGCGCTTGAGGCCGAGCGACGCCAGGGTCGTCCGTGCGGTGCCGGTGCCTGCAATCTCGCTCTCTCTTGGCACGAACCGCTCACGCCTGATCTGGAACTCGTGGAGATGGTAGTCCATCCACGCAAAGGAGCACTGGAGGACTCGGTGCAGTTGCTGGAGGGTGAAGAAGTCCGGCACCGAGATCTCGCGCCAGACGGGAGGCTCCACGTGGCGCAGCGTCACCCGGAGCACGAGGATGCCGAGTACGTCCGGAGACTGCTTGCTGCGCGCGAATGTGCGCTTTCTGGGTGCTGGCATCGAAAGGCGGTGGCGTTGATATAGCGCGGGCTTCTGCTGCAAACGCTCCAATGGGCCGCTACAGTCCTTCCATAGTAGCGCGCGTACGGATCCGTAGTGACGACGCGATGATCTCCCCGTGCCGAGAGCGACCGCCGAACGAAATCCTCGAGGGCCATACGCTCTGGGCCCGCAAGTTCAAGGAGGCCATTGGCAGGCGGACCGGCAATGATCTCGGCGAGGGCCGCGGCGACGTCTCGGGACGCGATGGGTTGCACGGTGGCCACCGGCACGCGCACGGTGTTGCCGTCGGAGGCGGACTGCGCGATGCCTGCCGCGAACTCAAAGAACTGCGTCGCCCGCACTATGGTATACGGCACCCCACTCGCGCGGACTGCGTTCTCCTGCACCATCTTGGCCCGAAAGTACGCGCTGTCGCCGAGGCGATCCGTGCCGACCACGGACAACAGGACCAGGTGCCCAACGCCTGCCGCGAGCGACGCGGCGGCGACATTGCGCGCGGATGCCTCGAAGAACGTCAACACCGCGTGGTCGTCAAACGACGGCGGATTGGTCACGTCGGCCACGACGCGGGCGGCCGCCACGGCTCCGGCCAAGCCGACGCCAGAGACCGAGTTCACCCCCGTCGCACGTGACGCCGCAACGGCATCGTGCCCGTGACGACGGAGGGTCGCAATGAGCTGGGCGCCGACAAGTCCGGAACCGCCGATGACGGCGACTCTCATTCGCTCGGAGGGTCGCAAGTCGTCATATCGTGTGCTTTTGCTTCGGACGCTCCAATGAAATGCGGGTGGGCGGCCGCGCTACGGCTGCGTATCCTGCAGTTGGAGATACTCGAGATCATCGGTGTCACGGCGCACCGTGTACACGCCGTTCCGGCCAAAGCCGACGACGCGCATCTTGGGGGACAGTGCGACCCGTCTCGCCAGCTGACCGCGCGCATCGACGACATCGAAGAGTTGGCCAGCGCCGGCCGGCCCGAGCCGCTCAATCCAGAGCATTCCGTCCGGTGCGAACCGCAGCGCACGGCCGAAGAAGGGAGGGAGCACGTCCGGCCATTCCGGTGGTTCCTGGTACGGCCGACGCACCCATCCGGCCGTCATCGCTCCACCCGCGCCCATCTGAAGGGTCGCCACGGGCTGCTCTTGGCGCTGTCGCCACTCGGCTTTGAGCTCAACGCTCATCGGCACAGCGCGATACGAGATCGGTGGTCCCTCGACGACGCGCCCGGTCGGGTCGACGAAGCGTACGCGATAGGGGTCGGTGGTCACGATCGCGATGCGACCGTCGGGCGCGACCGCCCATTGGTCGACTGTCGCATACGGTGGTGGCGGACCACCCGCACGGCGCTGACCTCCATTGGCTGGGCTCGGCGCCACGGGACGGACGAGGGGCGACCGCACCCGCTGGCTGACGCGTCCGATTGTATCGAGGCGCCCGGAGGCGCGATTGAGTCGACGAACTCCGGAGTACCCCTCCTGGCGGTCAGCGGGAGAGGTCAACATCACCAGCTCATACAGGTTGCCGCGGGCATCCGATTGCACGTCCGGACGAAAGAAGAGCGGTGCGCCGGGCTCGAAGCCGTTCGCGCCGATGCGCCCGTCAGTCGCCCCACGGGTGACGATGAGCAGTGCACGACCCCCGCCAGTCATGTCGACTGCGAGCGTTGTATCACCGGGGAGAGCCAAGAGGTCGAGCGGCAAAGTGTACTCCCCGGGGCCCCTCCCTTGCCGGCCGAGCGGTGTGGCCGTCATCGCACGGAGGTCGACACGGACGATGCGATTCTCAATGTCGTCGAGGACGAGCACGCGTCCATCTGGCTCCTCGCGTACCGCGGCGACGCGCGAGAATGGCTCGCTGAAGGTGGCGCGTACGCGACCGAGGCTCGTCGCGGAGACCTCTTGAGCGCCAATCGATCCCGGGAGAGCTGCAAGCCCGAAGACGAGAGCATAGCGGCGTAGTCGCATTGGCCTGCACCCGAAGAAGTTGGTGTTGAACAGTCGGGGACATGGGTAACACAACTGTCCGGGAACATGGGTGACAGTCCTCCCTAAACTGCACGGTCTACCTCCTTTCCGCGAGTTAGCCTGATGCCTTGGCAGGAGACCCAGTCCGTGGACCAACGGGAGCAGTTCATCGACGACGTGCAGCGCGGCCGGATGCCGGTGTTGCAGCTGTGCGCGCACTACGGCGTGAGCCGGAAGACCAGCTACAAGTGGATCGCGCGGGCGCGTGAGGAAGGGCGCCAGGGATTGCAGGACCGGAGCCGCGCGCCGCATCATTGCCCACATCGGATGTCGGCCGAACTGGCCGACCTGCTCTGCGCGCTGCGCATCAAGCACGACGACTGGGGTGCGCGGAAGCTCCTGCGGGTCCTGCAACGGCGGCATCCGCACCGCACCGACTGGCCGGCGCATCCACACCACGGCCCCGAACGACGTGTGGACGACAGACTTCAAGGGCGAGTTCCGCACGGGCGACGGCACGTGGTGCTACCCGCTCACGCTCGCGGACCAGCACACGCGCTATCTGCTCGCGTGCCGCGCGCGGCCCTCGACGCAGACGGTGACCGCCTGGCCGGTCTTCGAGCGGGCATTCCGCGAGTACGGGCTGCCGCGCGCGATCTGCAGCGACAACGGGGCGCCGTTCGCGACCGTGGGGCTGCACGGGCTGTCGCGGCTCAGCGTGTGGTGGCTCAAGCTCGGCATCGCGCACCAGCGCATCACGCCGGGGACGCCGAGCGAGAACGGGGCGCACGAGCGGATGCACCGGACGCTGAAGCGGCGCGCGATCCGGCCCGCGCGGGCGACCGTGCATGCGCAGCAGCGGGCCTTCGACGTGTTTCGTGAGGAGTACAACGAGATCCGGCCGCACGAGACGCGCGGCATGGAGACGCCGGCGTCGCAGTACGACACGTCGCCGCGCGCCTATCCGTCACGCATCCTCGCGCCGGAGTATCCGGGGCACTTCACGGTGAAGGGCGTGACGACGGGTGGGACCTTCCGCTTCCACAACCGCCTGCTCTACCTCGCGAATGCGCTGAGCGGGGAGCGGGTCGGCCTGGACAAGGTCGACGATGGCGTGTGGTACATCTACTTCGGCGCCGTGCTGATTGCGACGCTGGACGAGCGGGATTGCATCATCCGGGAATGACCGACCGAGTGTCACCCATGTTGCCGGACAGAAGTGTTACCTATGTACCCGGACTGTACCATTCTGGTCCGGCTAACGTGTGCTTCTGCTGCAGGTGCTCCAATAGTTGGTATGAAGCGGCGGCTGGACCTCCGCCCATCCACGGGTGCAAGGTTCTGCCCCATACCATCTACCGTGCTCGCCGTCTCGCGACGGGGCACACTGCGGAGGCCAGCCGCCATGGATATGATAGGCATCGATCTCCACAAGCGCGAGAGCCAGCTCTGCATCCTCGACGGGCAGGGCGGCGTCACCGAACGACGCATCGTCACGAGCCGCGACCGCTTCACCGCGGTGCTGGGCGCGCGTCCGCCCGCACGCATCCTCGTCGAGGCGTCGACCGAGAGCGAGTGGGTCGCGTGCCACCTGGAGGCGCTGGGCCACGAGGTGGTCGTCGCCGACCCGAACTTCGCGCCGATGTACGCCACGCGCAGCCGGCGGGTGAAGACGGACAAGCGCGATGCGCGGACCCTGGCTGACGCGCTCCGGCTCGGCGCCTATCGTCCGGCGCACCGCGTCTCGGCGGCGCGGCGGCATGTGCGCGCCGAGTTGGCGGTGCGCGAGGCCTTGGTCCGCACACGCACGCGATGCATCGCGCTCGCCAAGGCCCTCGTGCGCCGCGACGGCCTGCGCGTGCCGAACAGCACGGCCGCGTGGTTTGTCGAACGACTCACCGCGCTCCCGCTCTCGCCGGTGCTGGCGGCCGAGCTCGCGCCGCTGGTCGCGATCCTCGCGCCGCTGAACGTGCAGATCGCGGCCGCCGACGCGCGCATCGCGGCGCTCGGGCGGACGGACCCGATCGTCGCGCTGCTGCAGACGGCCCCCGCCGTCGGGCCGGTGACGTCCAGCGGCATCGTCGCGATCGCGGATGACATCGGCCGGTTCCCGTCGGCGCACCAGTTCGAGGCCTTCCTCGGGTTGGTGCCCGGGGAGCGGAGCTCGGGCGAGAAGCGGCGACTCGGCCACATCACGAAGGCGGGCAACCGGCGCGCGCGCTATCTCCTGGTCGAGGCGGCGTGGCGCATCCTCCGCTCCAAGTCAAGCGACACCGCGGTGTTGCGGGCGTGGGCGCAGCGCATCCTGCATCGCCGCGGCACGAAGATCGCGGCGGTCGCGCTGGCGCGGCGGCTCGCGGGCATCCTCTATGCGATGTGGCGGGACCAGCGGGCGTACGACGCGGGCCACCTGCGGACGCCGCAGCCCGTGCCGGCGTCCGCCGCATGATCGATGGGTAAGGGCAGGACCTGCGTGGGATCGAGATGACTGAATCGGGAGTGGTGAGCGCGACGCATTTTATGGCCGCAGGTGAGAGCCGCCCCATAGTTGGCGCCACCATTCCTTCGCAGACCCCAATGCGCCAAGGCCTCGGGCCTCACGAGCGAGCGCGAACAGAAGGATGAGCAGCACCTCGAGCAGCGCAGGCACAACGGAGAACTGCAACAGCGTCAACGCACCTGGGGCTTGACGCGGGCCGCCGCTTCACAGAAGAATGCGCGGGCGAAGCCCGCGCTACCCAGTGCACCTGTCGGCAGCAAGCTGCGTTATGGCGCGCGCACCCTTGCGCAGTAGCACGCGGATGCTACCTTTGTAGCATACCCGTGCTACGGAGAACCCCATGGTCCGTGAACTCACCCTGCGCCAAGTCGGCGGCTCGATCGGCGCCACGATCCCGAAGGACATGGCCGACCGACTGCACCTCGAGGCCGGCGACCGCGTGCTGGCCGTCGAGACGGACCGGGGCATCCTGCTGACGCCCTACGACCCGGACGTCGCGGCGGGATTGGCCGTGGCCGCCCACGCCGCGAAGAAATTCCGGAACGCGCTGCGCGAGCTGGCGAAGTAGCGGATGGCGACGCCCCGTTGGGTGCCGCGACTCGTACTCGACGCCGCACACCTCGACCAGCTGCGCGAGCACGGCGGCCTCCCGGGCATTCGGGACGAGAATGCGCTGGAGGCCGCGTTGGCGCGTCCGCAGCAGAAGCACAACTACGAGCCCGACTCCGACCTCGCGACGCTGGCCGCCGCGTACGCCTTCGGGCTCGCGAAGGCGCATCCGTTCAACGACGGCAACAAGCGGGCCGCGTTTCTGGCGGCGATGATCTTCCTCGGCTTGAACGGCAAGGACCTCGACGCGACGGAAGCGGAGGTCGTTCAGGTGATGACCGCGCTGGCTGCCGGTTCGCTTACGGAAGCGGCGCTCGCCACGTGGATGCGTGAGCGAACTATTCGATTGAAGCTGTAATCAGCCCAGTCGCCATAACGTGTGCTTCTACTGCGAGCGCTCCCATGAAATGCGGTTGTGGGGCCTCGGCAAACCTTCCAGAAGATGAAGCCGAGGCCCCACAACCGCCACCGCACCTGCGCTCGTCGGCAGCAAGCGTCGTTATGGCGTGGCGCTACGAATCCGATTCGGCCAGTCGCTGGATCGCTGTTCCGGCGGCGAGCACGAACTCGGCCGACGCCTCCTGGAACTGCGCGCCCTCCGGGACGAGCGCGCAGTCGCCGACGCGGAGAGTGAGGCGCGAGCCGGCGGCAGTCGGCGTCACGACGTACTCGTAGCCGACCGGGCCGTCGGGGGGCCGCGGCCACTTGTGGACGTGCAGGCTGGCGTAGAGGCGCGTCGGCGCCACGACGTCGCGATAGGTGAGGGTGGCGTGTCCGGGCCAGGTCAGGGCCACGCCCTGGGCGATGCGCTCGGCGGTGTACTCGGCCGGGACGTCGTCCCATTGGCGGATGTAGCGGCAGAGCGTGAGGACATCCCACACGCGCTGCGGGGGCGCGGCGATGTCAATCGTGTGCTCGGCGAATTGCATAGACCGTGAGGGGGCAGGGAGTCCGTCGAGTCGCCATAACGTGTGCTTCTGCTGCGAGCGCTTCCATAAGAAGCAGTTGTGGGGCAGCCGCAGGCTGTCCCACATACGATAACGCGGCTGCCCCAGAACTGCATCACTAGCTGCGGCTGTCGGCAGCAAGCGTCGTTACGCGGCCGCCGCGGCCGGAACTAGAACGCGCGCGGAGTTTGCTGTCGGCCGTGCACGATCGCCAGAAGCTCGATGGCGTCGGCGTGGACACGGTAGAAGACGCGATGGTTCTCGACGACCAGCTCACGCACGTCCAGGTCGATGGCTTCCGGCGCGTGCTTGCCCATCTCCGGATGGGCGCGGAGCAGCTGGAGCCGATAATCGATGTGGGCGACGACACCTTCGGCGTAGATCGCGGAGGTGCGGCTGATGAACTCCGCAATGCCCGCGAGGTCCGAGACCGCGCGGTCGGTCCAGCGCAGCGGCAGCACTAGGCCGGGCGGCGGATGCGAGCGCGGATGCGGGCGAGGGCGGTGTCGTGATCGACGGTGCGCCCGGCCTCCGCGTCGGCGAGCCCCTGCTCGATGGCCTGGCGGACGTACACCTCGTAGGCGAGGTCGTCCCAGCCGGCCCCTTCTGGGAGCTGGTCGACGAGGCGCTTGGCGTCGTCGCGGATGTCAGGAGCGTCAGCCATGCTTGGAACCTGTCGCGGAGGGGCGGGGGGCGCAACTGCGGACGTCCCGGAGTCGGTGGCGAGGCCGCGTAACGTGTGCTTCTGCTGCAGGTGCTCCAATAGTTGGTATGAAGCGGCGGCTGGACCTCCGCCCATCCACGGGTGCAAGGTTCTGCCCCATACCATCTACCGTGCTCACCGTCTCGCGACGGGGCACACTGCGGAGGCCAGCCGCCATGGATATGATAGGCATCGATCTCCACAAGCGCGAGAGCCAGCTCTGCATCCTCGACGGGCAGGGCGGCGTCACCGAACGACGCATCGTCACGAGCCGTGACCGCTTCACCGCGGTGCTGGGCGCGCGTCCGCCCGCGCGGATCCTCGTCGAGGCGTCGACCGAGAGCGAGTGGGTCGCGTGTCACCTGGAGGCGCTGGGCCACGAGGTGGTCGTCGCCGACCCGAACTTCGCGCCGATGTACGCCACGCGCAGCCGGCGGGTGAAGACGGACAAGCGCGATGCGCGGACCCTGGCTGACGCGCTCCGGCTCGGCGCCTATCGTCCGGCGCACCGCGTCTCGGCGGCGCGGCGGCATGTGCGCGCCGAGTTGGCGGTGCGCGAGGCCTTGGTCCGCACACGCACGCGATGCATCGCGCTCGCCAAGGCCCTCGTGCGCCGCGACGGCCTGCGCGTGCCGAACAGCACGGCCGCGTGGTTTGTCGAACGACTCACCGCGCTCCCGCTCTCGCCGGTGCTGGCGGCCGAGCTGGCGCCCTTGATCGCGGTGCTCGCCCCGCTGAACGTGCAGATCGCGGCCGCCGACGCGCGCATCGCGGCGCTCGGGCGGACGGACCCGATCGTCGCGCTGCTGCAGACGGCCCCCGCCGTCGGGCCGGTGACGTCCAGCGGCATCGTCGCGATCGCGGATGACATCGGCCGGTTCCCGTCGGCGCACCAGTTCGAGGCCTTCCTCGGGTTGGTGCCCGGGGAGCGGAGCTCGGGCGAGAAGCGGCGACTCGGCCACATCACGAAGGCGGGCAACCGGCGCGCGCGCTATCTCCTGGTCGAGGCGGCGTGGCGCATCCTCCGCTCCAAGTCAAGCGACACCGCGGTGTTGCGGGCGTGGGCGCAGCGCATCCTGCATCGCCGCGGCACGAAGATCGCGGCGGTCGCGCTGGCGCGGCGGCTCGCGGGCATCCTCTATGCGATGTGGCGGGACCAGCGGGCGTACGACGCGGGCCACCTGCGGACGCCGCAGCCCGTGCCGGCGTCCGCCGCATGATCGCTGGGTAAGGGCAGGACCTGCGTGGGATCGAGATGACTGAATCGGGAGTGGTGAGCGCGACGCATTTTATGGCCGCAGGTGAGAGCCGCCCCATAGTTGGCGCCACCATTCCTTCGCAGACCCCAATGCGCCGAGGCCTCGGGCCTCACGAGCGAGCGCGAACAGAAGGATGAGCAGCACCTCGAGCAGCGCAGGCACAACGGAGAACTGCAACAGCGTCAACGCACCTGGGGCTTGACGCGGGCCGCCGCTTCACAGAAAAATGCGGTTGTGGGGCCGCCGCAGTCCTTCCATAAAGTGGAGCGGTGGCCCCACAACCGCTACACTAGCCGCGTTTGTCGGCAGCAAGCGTCGTTACGTTGCCGCGCGGCGACAAGGTGAGCTCAACCTCCAGCGCTGCCTCCGCCAGGTGCACCGGATCATCGTTCTCGATACTTGGCGCCACTTCCGACCGTGGCATCGCGCGTCGCGCTATGCGGAGCATGACGGCAGCAGAACCCGCGCCGAGCGATGCCCCGAGACCGGCGAAGAACAGGTCGCGCAGCATTGAGGGCGCGCCCGTCAGCACTGCGCCGATCCCTACGAGGAGCGGCAACGCCGCGCCACCGAGAGCGCCCCAAGCGACCATGCGCCTCGTATTCAGCGTGGCGAATGTGCGTCGACGCTCCGCCACGGCAACGACACCGGCGAAGAGAGCGCCGGCGACTGCGCCTACGAGCGCGAAGAAGCGTGCACCATCGAGGAAGAGCGTCCAGGCGAACGAGCCGCTCGTGAGTGTGTGGAATCCCGGGGCGCGCGAGAGCCAGTCGAACGCGACGACGGTAGCGCCACCAACCACCGCCCACGGCAGCGCCCACGTGAGCGCGGTCGAGAGAATGCCGCGAAGTCGTTGAACGATGAGCATGGACCGCTCCGATGCTTGCTTGGTCAACGTAACGTGTGCTTCTGCTGCAAACGCCCTAATGAAATGCGGTTGTGGGGCCGCTGCAGACGGTCACCTAAAGTGAAGCGGCGGCCCCACAACCGCTACCGCATCCGCGTTTGTCGGCAGCAAGCGTCGTTATGCGGCGCGCACCTCTGCGCCGAATGTCAGCCGATGTCCGTCGGGCGTGCGGACGGCGAATTCCCGCATACCCCAGGGCTTGGTGGACGGCCCCGCGATGATGCTCGCTCCCCTCGCGCGAAAGTCTTCGCAGAGGGTATCGACGTCGTCGACCGTGATGTAGGCGACATACGAGTGATCGCCGAGCGTTCCGGCTGCCGGCTGGTCGGCGCACTCGCCGAGGCCGACTGCCACCCCATCGCGCGACAGCCAGCTCCAGCCATCAGACTCGTCCCCGAAGTCTCGAGAGAATCCGAGCGTTGCCATCCAGAAGTCCGTCGAGACACGGAGGTTCTGCACGGCGAGGATGAGGCGCTGCCGGAGAAGTGTGGTCATCGTATCAAGTCAGCTGGTCCGCATAGAAGTTATGACTGGGCTGGCCCCCCGACCTCTCGTGGGTTAGCTCCCCGAGTGCGTCGGAGGTGCCAGAGCCACTGGCGACGGTGCGTCGCCCTTCCTGCAACGGAGGACCAGCCCATGTCATCGGTTCCTGCAGCAGCTGCCTCAACTATCTGGCTTGGCTGGGATGTGCACAAGGCCTCGGTCACGTCGGCGGTGCTGCGCGACGGCGCGGCCCAGGCCGAGTGCGTGGACCGGCTCCCGAATGCGCTGCCGAAGCTCGAACGCTATGTGCGGCGCTGGCAGCGCGAGGGGACGGTGCGCGTGGTCTACGAGGCGAGTAGCGCGGGCTTCGTGCTGCAGCGCGCGTGCGCGGCGTGGGGCGTGGCGTGCGACGTGATCGCGCCGTCGCTGATGCCGACGCGGCCCGGCGTGCAGCGCAAGCACGACCGCTATGATGCGGTGCAGCTCGCGCGGCTGCACCGCGCGGGGGAGCTCACGCCGGTGCGGGTGCCGGCGGCCGCCGAGGAGCGGGTGCGTGACCTCGTGCGGCTGCGGACGACGCTGCAGCGCGAGGTGATGCGCTCGCGGCACTACGTGCTGAAGTTCCTCACGCGGCGCGGCTGCGCGTACGGCGCGAAACCCTGGACGCCCGCGCACCACACGTGGCTGGCGACGCTGCTGCGGGCGCCCGCGTCGCCCTTGGAGGCGGAAGACCGCGAGATCCTGCAGGAGCACCTGGCGCTGCTGGCGTACAAGGAGGGGCGCCGCAGCGCACTCGACCAGCGCGTGGCGGCGCTGGCGGCGACGCCGGCCTATGCGCCGCTGGTCGGGCGCCTGGGCTGCTTCCGGGGGATCGACACCTTGGCGGCGATGGTGCTCGCCACGGAACTCGGCGACTGGCGGCGCTTCGCGTCGCCGCGCGCGCTGATGAGCTACGTGGGGCTCGT contains these protein-coding regions:
- a CDS encoding IS110 family transposase; amino-acid sequence: MHKASVTSAVLRDGAAQAECVDRLPNALPKLERYVRRWQREGTVRVVYEASSAGFVLQRACAAWGVACDVIAPSLMPTRPGVQRKHDRYDAVQLARLHRAGELTPVRVPAAAEERVRDLVRLRTTLQREVMRSRHYVLKFLTRRGCAYGAKPWTPAHHTWLATLLRAPASPLEAEDREILQEHLALLAYKEGRRSALDQRVAALAATPAYAPLVGRLGCFRGIDTLAAMVLATELGDWRRFASPRALMSYVGLVPREHSSGERERRGALTKAGNAHVRHVLVQAAWSYRHLPRVGKRHQQRQAGQPAAVIAHAWKAQHRLYKRYHRLQDGHARQVAAVAVARELIGFLWAVMREEAPPHAQA